AGTTATTGTTAGATAGGAAGCCGCCGCTTTGTGGTTTCTTAAAAGAAGGAGCTTTATTATGGAACTGCTTAAAGAACGCATTCGCCAGGAAGGCCTGGTTCTAGAAAACCGCATTTTAAAAGTTGATTCGTTCCTCAACCAGCAAATTGATCCTGTTTTAATGATGGCGCTAGGCGAAGAATTCGCCAAGCGCTTCGCCGCTGAAGGCGTACAGCGCATTTTCACTATAGAAGCCTCCGGCATTGCCATTGCTTTGCCTACGGCGCTGCGCATGGGCGTCCCTCTGGTATTCGCCCGCAAAGTACGCTCAACCACCATGAATGATCAAGTATACTCTACACAAGTCCATTCTTACACTAGAAACCTCACCAGCGACGTCATTGTATCCAAACGCTTCCTGCCGCCTGGTGAAAAGGTACTGATCATCGATGATTTTCTGGCGAACGGAGAAGCTGCTTTAGGTTTGGCCGAGCTGGTACGCCAAGCAGGCAGCAAAGTTGTTGGCATTGGCATTGCCATTGAAAAGTCCTTTCAACCCGGCGCCGCCAAAATCAAAAAAGCCGGTTACCGTCTGGAATCACTGGCGCGCATTGCCGACTTCAAATCTGGCCAGGTTCGCTTTGTAGGCGAAGAACCGTCGCCAGATGTTTCAATCTAAAAAAGCAGATCAAAGATTACAAAATACAAAATTTAAAAACGAGGGGCTTTGCCAAAACAGCAAAGCCCCTCGTTTTATGTTGTAACACAGCTTATAAATACTTGTTTTTACCGGCTTCCAGATCTTTCTCCTCTGAGGAAACGCCATTGAGAAGCAAATTGAGCATAATGGCGGCGATGCTGCCGGCGGTAATGCCGCTATGCAAAATAACCTGAGCCCAAGCAGGAAAGTTGTGATAAAAATTCGGCACTGCTAGCGTAATCATGCCCACGCCTAGACTGACGGCAACGACCATGATGTTTTGCGTACCGTCGAACTCAACGCGCGACAAGGTTTTCATCCCGCTGGCCGCAACCATGCCGAACATGGCAATACCTGCGCCGCCCAGAACCGGCAAGGGAATGGCGGCAATCACCGCCGCCAATTTGGGCACGAGGCCCAAAAGAATCAAAATAACCCCGGCAGCCGTAACCACAAAACGGCTTTTGACCCGCGTCAATGCTACCAGGCCTACGTTTTGCGCGAAAGCCGTATAAGGAAACGAGTTGAAAATGCCGCCTAGAATCGTAGAAAAACCATCAGCCCGTAAGCAGCGGCTCAAATCTTCTTTGGTAATCT
This genomic window from uncultured Anaeromusa sp. contains:
- a CDS encoding xanthine phosphoribosyltransferase encodes the protein MELLKERIRQEGLVLENRILKVDSFLNQQIDPVLMMALGEEFAKRFAAEGVQRIFTIEASGIAIALPTALRMGVPLVFARKVRSTTMNDQVYSTQVHSYTRNLTSDVIVSKRFLPPGEKVLIIDDFLANGEAALGLAELVRQAGSKVVGIGIAIEKSFQPGAAKIKKAGYRLESLARIADFKSGQVRFVGEEPSPDVSI